A single genomic interval of Amblyomma americanum isolate KBUSLIRL-KWMA chromosome 11, ASM5285725v1, whole genome shotgun sequence harbors:
- the LOC144111012 gene encoding alpha-crystallin A chain-like, whose protein sequence is MALFPLVNRGSRCPSDLARRFFEDDFGGSFLDGELSDSPFYHQRFYHPRHHQQSSSGRVCPAQQGTSVACTPDKFAIQVDTRHFTPEEITVKTQDNCVLIHGKHEEKSDDRGCYVKREFTRRYVLPEDVDPESVKCHLKPNGLLALEAPRKNAPKKEEAKPIPIEIKHERASGDADKKK, encoded by the coding sequence ATGGCTCTTTTTCCACTGGTCAACCGCGGCTCCCGGTGCCCTTCGGACCTGGCCAGGCGCTTCTTCGAGGACGACTTCGGCGGCTCTTTCCTGGACGGTGAGCTGTCCGACTCGCCGTTCTATCACCAGCGGTTCTACCATCCTCGCCACCACCAGCAGTCGTCTTCGGGCCGCGTCTGCCCAGCCCAGCAGGGCACCTCGGTCGCCTGCACCCCGGACAAATTCGCCATCCAGGTGGACACCCGGCACTTCACCCCGGAGGAGATCACCGTCAAGACGCAGGACAACTGCGTCCTCATCCACGGCAAGCACGAAGAGAAGTCTGACGACCGCGGCTGCTACGTGAAACGCGAGTTCACCCGCCGGTACGTGCTGCCCGAGGATGTGGATCCCGAGTCCGTGAAATGCCACCTCAAGCCCAACGGACTTCTTGCTCTGGAGGCACCGCGCAAGAACGCGCCCAAGAAAGAGGAGGCCAAACCCATCCCC
- the LOC144111011 gene encoding alpha-crystallin A chain-like — MALFPLLNRGSLGPADLMRRFLEDDFGGSFLDGELFDPPYYHQRFYIQPRHQQSSGAVCPAQQGTSVACTPDKFAIQVDTRHFTPEEITVKTQDNCVVIHGKHEEKSDDRGCYIKREFTRRYVLPEDVEPESVKCHLNPNGLLALEAPRKNAPKREANKPVPIEVKHQGASGDVQKK; from the coding sequence ATGGCTCTGTTCCCACTGCTGAACCGCGGCTCCTTGGGCCCCGCTGACTTGATGAGGCGTTTCCTGGAGGACGACTTCGGTGGCTCGTTCTTGGACGGAGAGCTGTTCGACCCGCCGTACTACCACCAGCGGTTCTACATCCAGCCCCGTCACCAGCAGTCGTCCGGTGCCGTCTGCCCAGCCCAGCAGGGCACCTCTGTCGCCTGCACCCCGGACAAGTTCGCCATCCAGGTTGACACTAGGCACTTCACTCCGGAGGAGATCACCGTCAAGACTCAGGACAACTGTGTCGTCATCCACGGCAAGCATGAAGAAAAGTCTGACGACCGCGGTTGCTACATCAAGCGTGAGTTCACTCGCCGCTATGTGCTGCCCGAGGACGTCGAACCAGAGTCCGTCAAGTGTCACCTGAACCCTAACGGACTGTTGGCCCTCGAGGCACCGCGCAAGAACGCTCCAAAGAGGGAGGCGAACAAGCCAGTCCCGATCGAAGTCAAGCACCAAGGTGCAAGCGGTGATGTCCAGAAGAAGTGA
- the LOC144111013 gene encoding alpha-crystallin B chain-like yields MALFPLLNRNLLGGSDLARRLFDDDFGGSFLDGELFDPPFYHQRFYLQPRHQEPSSSVCPAQQGTSVACTPDKFAIQVDTRHFTPEEITVKTQDNCVIIHGKHEEKSDDRGCYVKREFTRRYVLPEDVDPHTVKCHLTQGGLLALEAPRKNTKKEEPKMIPIDIKHEGKKEGGK; encoded by the coding sequence ATGGCGCTGTTTCCGCTGCTGAACCGCAACCTCTTGGGCGGCTCCGATCTGGCGAGGCGGCTGTTCGACGACGATTTCGGCGGTTCCTTCCTCGACGGTGAGCTGTTCGATCCGCCGTTCTACCACCAACGGTTCTACCTCCAGCCTCGACACCAGGAACCGTCGTCCAGCGTCTGCCCAGCCCAGCAGGGCACCTCGGTCGCCTGCACCCCGGACAAGTTCGCCATCCAGGTTGACACTAGGCACTTCACTCCGGAGGAGATCACCGTCAAGACTCAGGACAACTGCGTCATCATCCACGGCAAGCACGAAGAGAAGTCGGACGACCGCGGCTGCTACGTCAAGCGGGAGTTCACCCGCCGCTACGTTCTCCCAGAAGACGTGGACCCTCATACCGTCAAGTGTCACCTGACCCAGGGGGGTCTTCTGGCCCTGGAAGCCCCGCGCAAGAACACCAAGAAGGAAGAACCCAAGATGATCCCGATCGACATAAAACACGAGGGAAAGAAGGAGGGCGGGAAATAA